One genomic window of Burkholderia diffusa includes the following:
- a CDS encoding pyridoxal phosphate-dependent aminotransferase produces MTHFADVGPAAGEPAARSAVQALRPSLIREVSNAGFGVPDVLPFWFGESDRVTPAFIRDAAAAALSDGATFYTHNLGTVPLRSAIAAYVSTRHGETEADAIAVTSSGVSALMLAAQLLVGPGDRVVAVTPLWPNLVEIPKILGAHVECIPLRHGDAGWRLDIDRLLAALTPDTRMLFVNSPNNPTGWTMSRDDQRAVLAHCRRHGIWVVADEVYERLAFTADGAPSFLDIASRDERLIVVNSFSKAWAMTGWRLGWLVAPASIMGDLSKLVEYNTSCAPGFVQAAGEVALRDGEPFVRSFVAALGGARDRLLAALRTLPGVDVPPPPGAMYLFLRLPGADDSLAFCKSLVREAGLGLAPGRAFGPEGEGFVRWCYACDPVRLDAGVERLRAFLARGAGPR; encoded by the coding sequence ATGACGCATTTCGCAGATGTCGGCCCGGCGGCGGGCGAGCCGGCGGCACGCAGCGCGGTCCAGGCGCTGCGTCCGTCGCTGATCAGGGAAGTCTCGAACGCCGGCTTCGGGGTGCCCGATGTGCTGCCGTTCTGGTTCGGCGAATCCGATCGCGTGACGCCGGCATTCATTCGCGACGCGGCTGCCGCGGCGCTGAGCGACGGCGCAACTTTCTACACGCACAATCTCGGCACGGTACCGTTGCGCAGCGCGATTGCCGCCTATGTGAGCACGCGTCACGGCGAGACCGAGGCCGATGCGATCGCCGTGACGAGTTCGGGCGTGAGCGCGCTGATGCTGGCGGCGCAACTGCTGGTCGGCCCTGGCGATCGCGTCGTCGCGGTCACGCCGCTCTGGCCGAACCTCGTTGAAATCCCGAAGATACTCGGTGCACATGTCGAGTGCATCCCGCTGCGCCATGGCGATGCGGGCTGGCGGCTCGATATCGACCGGCTGCTCGCGGCGCTGACGCCCGACACACGGATGCTGTTCGTGAACTCGCCGAATAATCCGACCGGCTGGACGATGTCCCGCGACGACCAGCGGGCTGTACTCGCGCATTGCAGGCGTCACGGCATCTGGGTGGTCGCCGACGAGGTGTACGAACGGCTCGCGTTCACTGCGGACGGCGCGCCGTCGTTTCTCGACATCGCGTCGCGCGACGAGCGACTCATCGTCGTGAATTCGTTCTCGAAGGCCTGGGCGATGACGGGCTGGCGGCTCGGATGGTTGGTCGCGCCGGCGTCGATCATGGGCGATCTGTCGAAGCTGGTCGAATACAACACGTCGTGCGCGCCGGGTTTCGTCCAGGCCGCGGGGGAGGTTGCGCTGCGAGACGGCGAGCCGTTCGTGCGGTCGTTCGTTGCGGCGCTGGGTGGCGCACGTGACCGCCTGCTCGCCGCGCTGCGCACGTTGCCGGGCGTCGATGTGCCGCCTCCGCCGGGCGCGATGTACCTGTTCCTGCGCCTCCCGGGCGCGGACGATAGTCTCGCGTTTTGCAAGTCGCTGGTCCGCGAGGCGGGGCTTGGGCTGGCGCCGGGACGCGCGTTCGGCCCGGAGGGGGAAGGGTTCGTGCGCTGGTGCTACGCGTGCGACCCGGTGCGGCTCGACGCGGGCGTCGAGCGCTTGCGGGCGTTCCTCGCGCGCGGTGCGGGCCCGCGTTGA
- the nusA gene encoding transcription termination factor NusA, producing MSREVLMLVDALAREKNVDKDVVLGALEAALASASKKLFDEGAEIRVHIDRESGEHETFRRWLVVPDEAGLQEPDREILLFEAREQKPDIEVGEFIEEPVPSIEFGRIGAQAAKQVILQKVRDAEREQILNDYLERGEKIMTGTVKRLDKGNFIVESGRVEALLRRDQLIPKENLRVGDRVRAYIAKVDRTARGPQIELSRTAPEFLMKLFEMEVPEIEQGLLEIKAAARDPGVRAKIGVIAYDKRIDPIGTCVGIRGSRVQAVRNELGGENIDIVLWSEDPAQFVIGALAPAAVQSIVVDEEKHSMDVVVDENELAVAIGRSGQNVRLASELTGWQINIMTPDESALKQGEERDRLRSLFMARLDVDEEVADILIDEGFTSLEEIAYVPLNEMLEIEAFDEDTVHELRNRARDALLTMAIANEEKVENAALDLKGLDGVTPELLAKLAEHGMQTRDDLAELAVDELVDMTGMEEDAAKALIMKAREHWFQ from the coding sequence ATGAGTCGCGAAGTGTTGATGCTGGTGGATGCGCTGGCGCGCGAGAAAAACGTCGACAAGGATGTGGTGCTGGGCGCCCTCGAGGCTGCGCTCGCGTCCGCTTCCAAGAAGCTGTTCGACGAAGGCGCCGAAATCCGCGTCCATATCGATCGCGAAAGCGGCGAGCACGAAACCTTCCGTCGCTGGCTCGTCGTGCCCGACGAGGCAGGCTTGCAGGAGCCGGATCGCGAGATCCTGCTGTTCGAAGCGCGTGAGCAGAAGCCCGACATCGAAGTCGGTGAATTCATCGAGGAGCCGGTGCCGTCGATCGAGTTCGGCCGTATCGGCGCGCAGGCCGCCAAGCAGGTGATCCTGCAGAAGGTGCGCGATGCCGAGCGCGAGCAGATCCTGAACGACTATCTCGAGCGCGGTGAAAAGATCATGACGGGCACGGTGAAGCGCCTCGACAAGGGCAACTTCATCGTCGAATCGGGCCGTGTCGAAGCGCTGCTGCGCCGCGATCAGCTGATTCCGAAGGAAAACTTGCGCGTGGGTGACCGCGTGCGTGCATACATCGCGAAGGTCGACCGCACCGCGCGTGGCCCGCAGATCGAACTCTCGCGCACGGCGCCAGAGTTCCTGATGAAGTTGTTCGAGATGGAAGTGCCGGAAATCGAGCAGGGCCTGCTCGAAATCAAGGCGGCCGCTCGCGATCCGGGCGTACGCGCGAAGATCGGCGTGATCGCCTACGACAAGCGGATCGATCCGATCGGCACCTGCGTCGGCATCCGCGGTTCGCGTGTGCAGGCTGTGCGCAACGAGCTCGGTGGCGAAAACATCGACATCGTGCTATGGTCCGAGGATCCCGCCCAGTTCGTGATCGGCGCGCTCGCGCCGGCAGCCGTCCAGTCGATCGTCGTCGATGAAGAAAAGCACTCGATGGACGTCGTCGTCGACGAGAACGAGCTGGCTGTCGCGATCGGCCGCAGCGGTCAGAACGTTCGCCTTGCCAGCGAGTTGACCGGCTGGCAGATCAACATCATGACGCCGGACGAATCCGCCCTGAAGCAGGGTGAAGAACGCGATCGACTGCGTTCGCTGTTCATGGCGCGTCTCGACGTCGACGAAGAAGTTGCCGACATCCTGATCGACGAAGGCTTCACGAGCCTCGAAGAGATCGCTTACGTGCCGCTCAACGAAATGCTCGAAATCGAGGCGTTCGACGAGGACACCGTGCACGAGCTGCGCAACCGCGCGCGCGATGCACTGTTGACGATGGCGATCGCGAACGAAGAAAAGGTCGAAAACGCAGCGCTGGATTTGAAGGGCCTCGACGGCGTCACGCCGGAGTTGCTCGCGAAGCTGGCCGAACACGGCATGCAGACGCGCGACGATCTCGCCGAGCTGGCCGTGGATGAACTGGTCGACATGACCGGGATGGAAGAGGATGCCGCTAAGGCGTTGATCATGAAAGCACGTGAACACTGGTTCCAGTGA
- the rimP gene encoding ribosome maturation factor RimP, with protein sequence MQLTELIETTVTGLGYELVDLERTGRGMLCIYIDQPAGISLEDCEKVTRQLQHVLTVENIDYERLEVSSPGLDRPLKKLADFERFAGSEVSVTLKKPLDGRKTYRGILHAPNGETIGLEFERKKGEAAMLDFTLADIDKARLIPQVDFRSRK encoded by the coding sequence GTGCAACTGACGGAACTGATAGAAACCACGGTCACCGGGCTCGGCTACGAGCTGGTGGATCTCGAGCGCACCGGGCGCGGCATGCTTTGCATCTATATCGATCAGCCTGCCGGCATCTCGCTCGAAGATTGCGAAAAGGTCACGCGTCAGCTCCAGCACGTCTTGACGGTCGAAAACATCGATTACGAACGGCTCGAAGTCTCGTCCCCGGGGCTCGACCGCCCGTTGAAGAAGCTGGCCGACTTCGAGCGCTTCGCCGGCAGCGAAGTTTCCGTGACCTTGAAAAAGCCGCTGGACGGGCGCAAGACGTACCGGGGCATTCTGCACGCGCCGAATGGCGAAACGATCGGTTTGGAATTTGAGAGGAAGAAGGGCGAGGCAGCCATGCTGGATTTCACGCTGGCCGATATCGACAAAGCCCGCCTGATTCCGCAAGTTGACTTTAGGAGCCGCAAATAA
- the scpB gene encoding SMC-Scp complex subunit ScpB — MNTQEAKIVLETALICAQEPLKLGDLRKLFADGVSADTVRTLLEDLKQDWSGRGVELVALATGWRFQSKPAMRHYLDRLHPEKPPKYSRAVLETLAIIAYRQPVTRGDIEEIRGVTVNTQVVKQLEDRGWIEVIGHRDVPGRPALYATTKQFLDDLGLKALDDLPALEEPAANIEAALLAQQAMDFDGDAPAADAAQEAGEAAADVLQMQPDELPGGAAAEGATTQEMPNRDTLEADRVQVEQGGAEAAPAGGQPEPLRAEGNEEDRRPAADAVAGDGAEAAGDMPGEAGQADASRSSPADDELLDDTSDSLADAVRSAGAPIGAAALPDDEAEPEQRRA; from the coding sequence ATGAATACCCAAGAGGCGAAGATCGTCCTCGAGACTGCCTTGATCTGCGCGCAAGAACCGCTGAAGCTCGGCGATTTGCGCAAGCTCTTTGCCGACGGCGTGTCGGCTGACACGGTCCGCACGTTGCTCGAAGATCTGAAACAGGATTGGTCCGGCCGCGGCGTCGAACTGGTGGCGCTGGCAACCGGATGGCGCTTTCAGAGCAAGCCGGCGATGCGCCATTATCTGGACCGGCTGCATCCCGAGAAACCGCCGAAATATTCGCGCGCGGTGCTCGAAACGCTCGCGATCATCGCGTATCGGCAACCCGTCACGCGCGGCGACATCGAAGAGATTCGCGGCGTCACGGTCAATACGCAGGTGGTCAAGCAGCTCGAGGACCGCGGCTGGATCGAGGTGATCGGGCATCGCGACGTGCCGGGACGTCCGGCGCTGTACGCGACGACCAAGCAGTTCCTTGACGATCTCGGCCTGAAGGCGCTCGACGACCTGCCGGCGCTCGAGGAACCGGCCGCGAACATCGAGGCCGCGCTGCTCGCGCAGCAGGCGATGGATTTCGACGGCGATGCGCCGGCGGCGGACGCGGCGCAGGAAGCCGGCGAAGCAGCGGCCGACGTGTTGCAGATGCAGCCGGATGAATTGCCGGGCGGCGCCGCAGCGGAAGGTGCGACGACGCAGGAAATGCCGAACCGCGATACGCTGGAAGCTGATCGCGTTCAGGTGGAACAGGGCGGCGCCGAAGCAGCGCCGGCCGGCGGGCAGCCCGAGCCGCTGCGCGCGGAAGGGAACGAGGAAGATCGCAGGCCGGCCGCCGACGCGGTTGCCGGAGACGGAGCGGAAGCGGCCGGCGACATGCCGGGCGAGGCTGGCCAAGCCGACGCCTCTCGCTCCAGTCCCGCGGACGACGAGTTGCTGGACGATACGTCCGACAGTCTCGCCGATGCCGTACGCAGTGCCGGCGCGCCCATCGGCGCCGCCGCACTGCCGGACGACGAAGCAGAACCCGAACAGCGCCGCGCCTGA
- the rluB gene encoding 23S rRNA pseudouridine(2605) synthase RluB: MTDIHDIESSAPAVQAARADDAPEQDAPAAGGDERPRRGLRRGPRSLIARRRAAAKSKGDGESQGGEGAEAQPAAEAQPARAPRKEGAAKGGRKPAGKREGAAKGAQGGQGRRGGSAKAEGGAVKADGDAASQDDLFAYVTSPAFDADNSTGGSGVRAPMLRRGRNQPTNKRVLSPDDDAPKLHKVLAEAGMGSRREMEELIVAGRVSVNGEPAHIGQRIMPTDQVRINGKPVKRKLPNKPPRVLLYHKPTGEIVSHADPEGRPSVFDRLPPMKTAKWLAVGRLDFNTEGLLMLTTSGDLANRFMHPRYSVEREYAVRVVGELSEGMRQKLLHGVELDDGPANFLRIRDGGGEGTNHWYHVALAEGRNREVRRMFEAAGLMVSRLIRTRHGPIPLPRGLKRGRWEELDEAQVRKLMATVGLKAPSEEKGKRGGGGQAERRQPDPMQTSMGFISREPVLTTHGQLDQPRRGGGRRGAPGLPGLSGYGSLPVSPSGYGNRSGGGRDVDGNRASYGAGPKREGAGGKRGGKGGNRNPNGNRAEGAGNGGGGGARGGQRPQRNRSRGR, encoded by the coding sequence TTGACTGATATCCACGATATTGAATCGTCCGCGCCTGCCGTGCAGGCCGCGCGCGCCGACGATGCGCCGGAGCAGGATGCTCCGGCCGCAGGTGGTGACGAGCGTCCCCGCCGCGGCCTGCGGCGCGGGCCGCGCAGCCTGATCGCGCGCCGCCGCGCGGCGGCCAAGTCGAAGGGCGATGGCGAGTCGCAGGGCGGCGAAGGCGCGGAAGCGCAGCCGGCCGCGGAAGCTCAGCCTGCACGCGCGCCACGCAAGGAAGGTGCGGCGAAGGGCGGCCGCAAGCCGGCCGGCAAGCGTGAAGGTGCGGCCAAGGGTGCCCAGGGCGGCCAGGGGCGGCGCGGTGGTTCGGCGAAAGCCGAGGGCGGCGCAGTGAAGGCCGACGGCGACGCGGCGTCGCAGGACGACCTGTTCGCCTACGTGACGTCGCCGGCATTCGATGCGGACAATTCGACGGGCGGCAGCGGCGTGCGTGCGCCGATGCTGCGTCGCGGCCGCAACCAGCCGACGAACAAGCGCGTGCTGTCGCCGGACGACGACGCGCCGAAGCTCCACAAGGTGCTTGCGGAAGCCGGCATGGGCTCGCGCCGTGAAATGGAAGAGCTGATCGTTGCCGGCCGCGTGTCGGTGAACGGTGAGCCCGCGCACATCGGCCAGCGCATCATGCCGACCGACCAGGTCCGCATCAACGGCAAGCCGGTCAAGCGCAAGCTGCCGAACAAGCCGCCGCGCGTGCTGCTGTACCACAAGCCGACGGGCGAGATCGTGAGCCACGCAGACCCGGAAGGTCGTCCGTCGGTGTTTGACCGCCTGCCCCCGATGAAGACGGCGAAATGGCTCGCGGTGGGTCGTCTCGACTTCAACACCGAAGGTCTGCTGATGCTGACGACGTCGGGCGATCTCGCGAACCGTTTCATGCATCCGCGCTACAGCGTCGAACGCGAGTATGCGGTGCGCGTCGTCGGCGAGCTGTCCGAGGGGATGCGGCAGAAGCTGCTGCACGGCGTCGAACTCGATGACGGCCCGGCGAACTTCCTGCGCATCCGCGATGGCGGCGGCGAAGGCACGAATCATTGGTACCACGTTGCGCTGGCTGAAGGCCGCAACCGCGAAGTGCGCCGGATGTTCGAGGCGGCCGGCCTGATGGTGAGCCGCCTGATCCGTACGCGTCACGGCCCGATTCCGCTGCCGCGCGGGCTGAAGCGCGGTCGCTGGGAGGAGCTCGACGAAGCGCAGGTGCGCAAGCTGATGGCGACCGTCGGCCTGAAGGCGCCGTCCGAGGAGAAGGGCAAGCGCGGTGGCGGCGGGCAGGCCGAGCGTCGCCAGCCGGATCCGATGCAGACGTCGATGGGCTTCATCAGCCGCGAGCCGGTGCTGACCACGCATGGTCAGCTCGATCAGCCGCGTCGCGGTGGCGGTCGACGTGGCGCCCCGGGCCTGCCTGGCCTGAGCGGCTACGGCAGTCTGCCGGTTTCGCCGTCGGGCTACGGCAACCGCTCGGGTGGCGGTCGCGATGTCGATGGCAATCGCGCGTCGTATGGCGCCGGCCCGAAGCGTGAGGGCGCAGGCGGCAAGCGCGGCGGCAAGGGCGGTAACCGCAATCCCAACGGCAATCGCGCCGAAGGCGCCGGCAATGGCGGCGGCGGTGGCGCGCGCGGCGGCCAGCGTCCGCAGCGCAATCGCTCCCGCGGCCGCTGA
- a CDS encoding LysR family transcriptional regulator, whose translation MNVTLRQLRVFIEVARLRSFSRAGDEIGLTQSAVSRCVRELETELGLKLIDRTTRDVQLTDVGANLIASVSRLLDDLDDTLREIREIGEQRRGRVIVAASPTIACRLMPRVVAACERQFPFVTLGLRDDVQSDVLRKVKSSEVDFGVVIGPLTVADLVCEPLMTDSFCLVARADHPLAARTEVPWTALDGERLVLLDHASGSRPLIDAALAAHRVNATVMQELGHSATVFGLVEAGVGVSVQPWLSLPLPAGSSLVARPLTPRTERTVELVRRRDRSLSPAAQAIWELARQMPARSEDLD comes from the coding sequence ATGAACGTTACGCTGCGCCAGCTTCGCGTATTCATCGAGGTTGCGCGGCTCCGGAGCTTCAGCCGCGCGGGTGACGAGATCGGACTCACGCAGTCCGCGGTCAGCCGTTGCGTGCGGGAACTCGAGACCGAGCTCGGGCTGAAGCTGATCGACCGGACGACCCGCGACGTGCAGTTGACCGACGTCGGGGCGAACCTGATCGCGAGCGTGTCCCGCCTGCTCGACGATCTCGACGACACGCTGCGCGAGATTCGCGAGATCGGCGAGCAGCGGCGCGGGCGCGTGATCGTCGCCGCGAGCCCGACGATCGCGTGCCGGCTGATGCCGCGCGTCGTCGCGGCCTGCGAGCGCCAGTTCCCGTTCGTCACGCTCGGCCTGCGCGACGACGTGCAGAGCGACGTGCTGCGGAAAGTGAAGTCGAGCGAGGTCGATTTCGGTGTCGTCATCGGGCCGCTCACCGTTGCCGATCTCGTCTGCGAGCCGTTGATGACCGACTCGTTTTGCCTGGTCGCGCGCGCCGATCACCCGCTCGCGGCACGGACCGAAGTGCCCTGGACGGCGCTCGACGGGGAGCGCCTCGTCCTGCTTGACCATGCGTCCGGAAGCCGGCCGTTGATCGACGCCGCGTTGGCTGCCCATCGGGTGAACGCGACGGTCATGCAGGAGCTCGGGCATTCGGCGACTGTATTCGGGCTCGTCGAGGCCGGTGTCGGCGTGAGCGTGCAGCCGTGGCTGTCGCTGCCGTTGCCGGCGGGATCGTCGCTGGTCGCGCGGCCGCTGACGCCGCGTACCGAGCGCACCGTCGAACTGGTGCGCCGCCGCGATCGATCGCTGTCGCCGGCCGCGCAGGCGATCTGGGAACTCGCGCGCCAGATGCCGGCGCGCTCGGAAGACCTCGATTGA
- a CDS encoding YdcF family protein — protein MILFDSFVLLFIGFMLFRKRRRLIAIASVALLWLLATGWLTAPLIAWTEAGVTPVERPDMHGRTTLIIIGIGTRRSDTGLRPPPDGEARIRTTAALYRTCREQAIRCTVVMSGGDPQHHGETEAAVYGRRLIAEDVAPGDLVLEPNSRTTYENAKFTASILRSQHDDSRILVASSYQMRRALLDFRHFGVDPQPVYSNRRRAQTGWLPRWHNMEDANQALHELIGIAQFHVYRWLGWF, from the coding sequence TTGATTCTGTTCGATTCATTTGTACTTCTCTTCATCGGTTTCATGCTCTTCCGCAAACGGCGCAGACTCATCGCGATCGCAAGCGTCGCGCTGCTCTGGCTGCTCGCGACAGGCTGGCTCACCGCTCCGCTCATCGCATGGACCGAAGCGGGCGTGACGCCGGTCGAGCGCCCCGACATGCACGGCCGAACCACACTGATCATCATCGGCATCGGCACACGGCGCAGCGATACCGGCCTGCGGCCACCGCCCGACGGCGAAGCACGCATCCGCACGACCGCGGCACTCTACCGCACGTGCCGCGAGCAGGCGATCCGCTGCACCGTGGTGATGTCAGGCGGGGACCCGCAACATCACGGTGAAACCGAGGCGGCCGTCTACGGGCGCCGGCTGATCGCGGAAGACGTCGCTCCAGGCGACCTCGTTCTCGAGCCGAACAGCCGCACCACCTACGAAAATGCGAAATTCACCGCTTCTATACTACGCTCACAACATGACGACTCGCGCATTCTCGTCGCGTCGTCGTACCAGATGCGACGTGCATTGCTGGATTTCCGCCACTTTGGCGTCGATCCGCAGCCCGTTTATTCCAACCGCCGGCGGGCTCAAACGGGCTGGCTGCCCCGCTGGCACAACATGGAAGACGCGAATCAGGCATTGCATGAGTTGATCGGCATCGCGCAATTCCACGTCTACCGATGGCTCGGCTGGTTTTGA
- a CDS encoding methyltransferase domain-containing protein encodes MDLKELDVLGEDVGDHWYYASKASAIRRFLGTADANRILDVGAGSGFFSKHLLERTQATEAWCVDTSYAGDTDGEAAGKPVHFRRAVDRFDADLVLLMDVLEHVDDDVGLLARYVAGAPKGSRFLITVPAFQFLWSAHDDFLEHKRRYTLDGLEDVARRAGLEVERGAYYFGLTFPLAAALRLSERARRQPREPASQLRRHHPVVNGLLKLICRAELPMFRFNRVAGLTVICVARRR; translated from the coding sequence ATGGATCTGAAGGAACTCGACGTATTGGGCGAGGATGTAGGCGATCACTGGTACTACGCGTCGAAGGCGAGTGCGATCCGTCGGTTTCTGGGCACGGCAGACGCGAACCGCATACTCGATGTAGGTGCCGGCTCGGGCTTCTTTTCGAAGCATCTGCTCGAGCGCACGCAGGCGACGGAAGCATGGTGTGTCGATACGAGCTACGCCGGCGATACCGACGGGGAGGCCGCCGGCAAGCCCGTTCATTTTCGCCGGGCCGTCGATCGGTTCGATGCCGATCTCGTGTTGCTGATGGATGTCCTCGAGCACGTCGACGACGATGTCGGGTTGCTTGCCCGCTACGTGGCCGGTGCGCCGAAGGGCAGCCGGTTCCTGATCACGGTTCCCGCGTTTCAGTTTCTCTGGAGCGCGCATGACGATTTTCTCGAGCACAAGCGCAGATATACGCTCGACGGTTTGGAAGATGTCGCGCGTCGTGCGGGGCTGGAGGTCGAGCGCGGCGCTTACTACTTCGGCTTGACGTTCCCGCTCGCGGCGGCATTGCGACTGAGCGAGCGGGCGCGTCGGCAACCGCGCGAACCGGCGTCGCAATTGCGCCGGCACCACCCGGTCGTCAACGGTTTGCTCAAGCTGATCTGCCGGGCCGAGTTGCCGATGTTCCGGTTCAACCGGGTGGCGGGCCTCACGGTCATCTGCGTCGCGCGCCGGCGGTGA
- the bamC gene encoding outer membrane protein assembly factor BamC, translating to MTDLRLTMRFAAVLATGALVAGCGTSSPTKVDYKSDSKSKEASLAVPPNMLDETADQRSLPPQGGATSLSALQQVQHAAPSMDTVAPAVAGMHIQRDGTESWLVIDGKKPADIWPQVRRFWQEQGFLLVVDQRDKGVMETDWNETHPQINDGLIRSVISKAMGNSYVTAERNKYRTRLDSAPNGGTYVFISQKGMREAITGANNDSSKWEAKPNDPALETEYLKRLMAVLAQNEQRAKNGEPPIANINDNTVPKDKKADTDASKAAAAAIAAQNVARTSSQANDVDSAAVPSEVTLGEPYDRSWLHVGLALDRANFTVDDRDRTKGLYFVRYVDPKDLSAAEQGFWSQLFHGKKEKQAKQYRVNVKALTPDQTRVAIVDDSGAIDTSGPARQIMGLLVNQLR from the coding sequence ATGACTGATCTTCGTCTTACCATGCGGTTCGCTGCAGTGCTCGCCACCGGCGCGCTCGTTGCCGGTTGCGGTACGTCGTCGCCCACGAAAGTGGACTACAAGAGCGATTCGAAATCGAAGGAAGCGTCGCTCGCAGTGCCGCCCAACATGCTCGACGAGACGGCCGATCAGCGTTCGCTGCCGCCACAGGGCGGCGCGACTTCCCTGTCCGCGCTCCAGCAGGTCCAGCACGCGGCACCCTCGATGGACACCGTCGCGCCCGCCGTGGCCGGCATGCACATTCAGCGCGATGGCACCGAGAGCTGGCTCGTGATCGACGGCAAGAAGCCTGCCGACATCTGGCCGCAAGTTCGCCGTTTCTGGCAGGAGCAGGGCTTCCTGCTCGTCGTCGACCAGCGCGACAAGGGCGTGATGGAAACCGACTGGAACGAAACCCATCCGCAGATCAACGACGGCCTGATCCGCAGCGTGATCTCCAAGGCGATGGGCAATTCGTACGTGACGGCCGAGCGCAACAAGTACCGCACCCGTCTCGATTCGGCGCCGAACGGCGGCACCTACGTGTTCATCAGCCAGAAGGGCATGCGCGAGGCGATCACCGGCGCGAACAACGATTCGAGCAAGTGGGAAGCGAAGCCGAATGATCCGGCGCTCGAGACCGAATACCTGAAGCGGTTGATGGCGGTGCTTGCACAGAACGAGCAGCGCGCGAAGAACGGCGAGCCGCCGATCGCGAACATCAACGACAACACGGTGCCGAAGGACAAGAAGGCGGATACCGACGCGTCGAAGGCCGCCGCCGCGGCTATCGCTGCACAGAACGTCGCGCGTACGTCGTCGCAAGCGAACGATGTCGATTCGGCCGCGGTGCCGTCCGAAGTCACGCTCGGCGAGCCGTACGACCGGTCGTGGCTGCATGTCGGTCTCGCACTCGATCGCGCGAATTTCACGGTCGACGATCGCGATCGCACGAAGGGTCTGTATTTCGTGCGTTATGTCGATCCGAAGGATCTAAGCGCGGCCGAGCAGGGCTTCTGGAGCCAGCTGTTCCACGGCAAGAAGGAAAAGCAGGCGAAGCAGTATCGCGTCAACGTAAAGGCGTTGACGCCCGACCAGACGCGTGTGGCAATCGTCGACGATTCGGGCGCAATCGATACGTCGGGGCCGGCCCGGCAAATCATGGGGCTGCTCGTGAATCAGCTGCGCTGA